One genomic segment of Ostrinia nubilalis chromosome 20, ilOstNubi1.1, whole genome shotgun sequence includes these proteins:
- the LOC135081477 gene encoding acyl-CoA Delta(11) desaturase-like — protein sequence MAETLKDPNEASAKDNFPNNKRESKIIYKYVISFTLLHLAALYGLYLCLTSVKWLTIGFSLLMYQLSILGITAAAHRLWSHRSYKAKFPLQVILMVFNCMSFQNSALNWCRDHRVHHKCSDTDGDPHNASRGFFFSHIGWLMTKKSEEVKRQGKSIDMSDLYNNPVLRFQKKYAVPLIGTICFILPTFIPMYFWGETLNNAWHMNILRYVLSLHATWCVNSVAHKWGYKPYDKNILPSQNILLSTAMLGEGFHNYHHVFPWDYQAAELGNKKFNHTTYFIDFFAWVGWAYDLKSSSEEVVRNRAERTGDGTDLWGERDKRNCVE from the exons atgGCTGAAACACTAAAAGACCCAAATGAAGCCTCAGCTAAGGACAATTTTCCAAATAATAAAAGAgaatcaaaaataatttataaatatgtcATCTCGTTCACTCTCTTGCACCTCGCCGCGTTATATGGcttgtatttatgtttgacATCAGTGAAATGGCTCACTATTGGATTCA GTTTGCTGATGTATCAATTATCTATACTCGGAATTACTGCAGCTGCTCATAGACTCTGGTCTCACAGAAGCTACAAAGCAAAATTTCCGCTGCAAGTGATTCTTATGGTGTTCAATTGCATGAGTTTCCAAAACTCAGCTTTAAATTGGTGCCGGGACCATCGAGTGCACCATAAATGCTCTGACACCGATGGTGATCCCCACAACGCGAGCCGAGGATTCTTCTTCTCGCACATTGGATGGCTGATGACCAAAAAATCCGAAGAGGTGAAACGACAAGGCAAATCTATCGATATGTCTGACTTATACAACAACCCTGTCTTACGTTTCCAGAAAAA ATATGCGGTACCTTTAATTGGAACTATCTGCTTCATTCTCCCGACTTTTATACCGATGTATTTTTGGGGTGAAACCTTGAACAATGCTTGGCATATGAACATACTCCGCTATGTCCTTTCTCTGCACGCGACGTGGTGTGTCAATAGTGTTGCCCACAAATGGGGTTATAAGCCGTACGACAAAAATATATTGCCAAGTCAAAATATTCTTCTCAGTACTGCCATGCTTGGCGAAGGATTCCACAACTATCACCACGTGTTCCCGTGGGACTACCAGGCAGCTGAACTTGGGAATAAGAAATTTAACCACACTACTTACTTCATAGACTTTTTTGCGTGGGTTGGATGGGCATATGACCTGAAGTCTTCTTCCGAAGAAGTTGTACGGAATCGAGCGGAGAGAACTGGCGATGGAACTGACCTATGGGGTGAACGTGATAAACGTAATTgtgtagaataa